The following coding sequences lie in one Phragmites australis chromosome 8, lpPhrAust1.1, whole genome shotgun sequence genomic window:
- the LOC133926395 gene encoding glutamate receptor 2.8-like — MIAVPQKHGFNDFVKCAIHIFNTSMKKLQHPRNYEFCAFNGTYDELVGNVSSRVFDGAVGDVTITAHRARLADFTMPYAPSSVSLLVLADNDSKPPIQWIFVKPLTKELWLTTVGFFFFTGFVLWMIERPRNPEYQGSSLTQVSTASYFTFSTLTFSHGHIIRSPMSKIVVVIWCFAVLLLVQSYTANLSSMLTAKRLRPWVRDLNQLVRNRKYIGYQQGGFMYHVLRKEGVGDDRLRPYGNQTEYADALRNGSVAAIADEIPYLSYFLSHTQQNKKFEIIGHLYTTPGFGFVFPRGSPLVHNLSVAILGLAAGNHISRMEHNLFGSAAPSTGDGSPVGDSTPLTLRSFSGLFLISGCVSASMLLISITRSVYVKYTRVTGSESQSANGNGGTLHLGEPSALHIDMGDSSVPDHCHHEIRDNDSEGAPGGSVSTGDEEAGPMQNGMYNCTVPADRVQIEMSSTGQGVDRAL, encoded by the exons ATGATTGCTGTGCCACAGAAACATGGCTTCAATGATTTTGTGAAATGTGCCATTCATATCTTCAACACTTCTATGAAGAAGCTACAACATCCGCGAAACTATGAGTTTTGTGCCTTCAATGGTACTTATGATGAGCTAGTAGGCAATGTGTCTTCAAGG GTGTTTGATGGAGCAGTGGGTGACGTGACCATAACCGCTCACAGAGCCAGGCTTGCAGACTTTACAATGCCATACGCTCCCTCTAGTGTGTCTTTGCTTGTGCTCGCTGACAATGACTCGAAACCACCAATCCAATGGATATTTGTAAAGCCACTAACGAAGGAACTTTGGCTTACCACTgtgggcttcttcttcttcactggTTTTGTTTTGTGGATGATTGAACGACCCAGAAATCCAGAGTACCAAGGATCAAGTTTGACACAAGTCAGCACTGCATCGTACTTTACTTTCTCCACTTTGACGTTTTCTCATG GCCATATAATAAGAAGCCCTATGTCAAAAATTGTTGTTGTGATATGGTGCTTTGCAGTTCTGCTTCTAGTGCAGAGCTACACCGCAAATTTGTCATCCATGCTCACTGCAAAAAGGCTCCGGCCATGGGTGAGAGATCTCAACCAGCTGGTGCGCAATCGTAAATATATTGGATACCAACAAGGAGGATTTATGTACCACGTTCTGAGAAAGGAAGGAGTCGGCGACGATAGGTTAAGGCCTTATGGCAATCAAACAGAATATGCTGACGCTTTGAGGAATGGATCAGTGGCAGCCATTGCCGATGAGATTCCCTATTTATCTTATTTCCTCTCTCACactcaacaaaataaaaaattcgaGATTATTGGTCACCTGTACACGACCCCTGGATTTGGTTTT GTGTTTCCTAGAGGCTCTCCTCTGGTGCATAATCTCTCAGTTGCCATATTGGGCCTAGCTGCAGGGAACCATATCTCACGAATGGAACATAATTTGTTTGGCTCAGCTGCGCCATCGACGGGTGATGGCAGTCCGGTGGGTGATTCTACGCCTCTCACTTTACGAAGTTTCTCTGGTCTGTTCCTCATCTCTGGATGTGTCTCAGCTTCCATGCTGTTGATAAGCATCACCAGGTCGGTCTATGTCAAATACACCAGAGTGACGGGTTCTGAATCACAAAGTGCCAACGGGAATGGTGGAACTTTACATCTTGGAGAACCTAGTGCACTGCATATCGACATGGGCGATAGCTCTGTGCCTGATCATTGCCACCATGAAATCAGGGATAACGATTCTGAGGGTGCCCCTGGGGGCAGCGTAAGCACTGGTGATGAAGAGGCTGGTCCGATGCAGAATGGCATGTACAATTGCACTGTACCTGCAGATCGTGTCCAGATCGAGATGAGCAGTACTGGCCAAGGTGTGGACAGGGCCCTGTAG